One window of the Klebsiella oxytoca genome contains the following:
- the dsdC gene encoding DNA-binding transcriptional regulator DsdC yields METLKELGTRLLNGWQLSKLYTFEVAARHESFALAAEELSLTPSAVSHRINQLEEELGIQLFVRSHRKVELTHEGKRVFWALKSSLDSLNQEILDIKNQELSGTLTVYSRPSIAQCWLVPALGDFTRRYPSISLTVLTGNDNVNMQRAGIDLAIYFDDAPSSQLSHHFLMDEAIVPVCTADYARRHQLQQNPGNLLHCTLLHDRQAWSNDSGTDEWFSWAQKFGIDLPQSSGIGFDRSDLAVIAAMHHVGVAMGRKRLVQKRLDSGELIAPFGEMTLKCHQHYYVTTLPGRQWPKIDAFINWLQSLAQL; encoded by the coding sequence ATGGAGACGTTAAAAGAGTTAGGCACTCGCCTGCTTAATGGCTGGCAGCTATCGAAGCTGTATACCTTTGAAGTCGCCGCCCGCCATGAGTCGTTTGCCCTGGCGGCAGAAGAGCTGTCGTTGACGCCGAGCGCGGTCAGCCATCGTATTAATCAGCTGGAAGAGGAGCTGGGGATCCAGCTGTTTGTACGCTCGCACCGCAAGGTGGAGCTGACGCACGAAGGTAAGCGGGTGTTCTGGGCGCTGAAGTCCTCTCTGGATAGCCTGAATCAGGAAATTCTGGATATCAAAAACCAGGAGCTGTCGGGGACCTTAACGGTCTATTCGCGCCCGTCCATCGCCCAGTGCTGGCTGGTACCGGCGCTCGGTGATTTTACTCGTCGCTATCCGTCGATATCGCTTACCGTGTTGACCGGCAACGATAACGTCAATATGCAGCGCGCGGGTATCGACCTGGCGATCTACTTTGATGACGCGCCATCATCGCAGTTGAGTCACCATTTTCTGATGGATGAGGCCATTGTGCCGGTGTGTACGGCGGATTACGCGCGCCGGCATCAGCTCCAGCAGAATCCCGGCAATCTTCTTCACTGTACGCTGCTGCACGACAGGCAGGCATGGAGTAACGATTCCGGCACCGATGAGTGGTTCAGCTGGGCGCAAAAATTTGGGATTGATTTACCACAATCGTCGGGGATTGGCTTCGACCGTTCGGATTTAGCGGTGATAGCCGCGATGCATCACGTCGGCGTGGCTATGGGACGTAAGCGGCTGGTGCAAAAGCGTCTCGACAGCGGGGAACTGATTGCGCCGTTCGGCGAGATGACCCTGAAATGCCACCAGCACTATTATGTGACGACCCTGCCGGGCCGCCAGTGGCCAAAAATCGATGCCTTTATCAACTGGTTGCAGAGTCTGGCGCAATTATGA
- the emrD gene encoding multidrug efflux MFS transporter EmrD — MKRHKNFNLLLMLVLLVAVGQMAQTIYIPAIADMAVSLNVREGAVQSVMAAYLLTYGVSQLFYGPLSDRVGRRPVILIGMSIFMLATLVAITTHSLPVLIAASAMQGMGTGVGGVMARTLPRDLYEGAQLRHANSLLNMGILVSPLLAPLIGGILDTIWNWRACFVFLLILCAGVTFSMARWMPETRPTGAPHTRLITNYKTLFGTGAFNCYLLMLIGGLAGIAVFEACSGVLMGAVLGLSSMSVSILFILPIPAAFFGAWFAGRPNKRFPTLMWQSVICCLLAGVMMWIPGLLGVMTVWTLLIPAALFFFGAGMLFPLATSGAMEPFPFLAGTAGALVGGLQNIGSGVLAWLSAMMPQTGQGSLGLLMMLMGLLILLCWLPLASRFHQHQQPV; from the coding sequence ATGAAACGGCATAAGAACTTCAATTTATTGTTGATGCTGGTACTGCTGGTGGCCGTAGGCCAGATGGCGCAGACCATTTATATTCCGGCGATAGCCGACATGGCGGTATCGCTAAACGTTCGCGAAGGCGCGGTACAGAGCGTGATGGCCGCATATCTGCTGACCTACGGCGTATCGCAGCTTTTCTACGGCCCGCTCTCCGACCGCGTTGGTCGCCGTCCGGTGATCCTCATTGGAATGTCTATTTTTATGCTGGCGACGTTAGTTGCCATCACCACCCATAGTCTGCCGGTGCTGATCGCCGCCAGCGCAATGCAGGGGATGGGAACCGGCGTCGGCGGCGTGATGGCGCGTACCCTGCCGCGTGACCTGTATGAAGGCGCTCAGCTCAGGCACGCTAATAGCCTGCTGAATATGGGGATTCTGGTCAGCCCGCTGCTGGCCCCGCTGATTGGCGGAATTCTCGATACTATCTGGAACTGGCGGGCCTGCTTTGTGTTCCTGCTGATTCTTTGCGCTGGCGTCACCTTCAGCATGGCACGCTGGATGCCCGAGACCCGGCCTACCGGTGCACCGCATACCCGACTCATCACTAACTACAAAACCCTGTTCGGTACCGGGGCGTTTAACTGCTATCTGCTGATGCTGATCGGCGGCCTGGCAGGTATTGCCGTATTTGAAGCCTGTTCCGGGGTGCTAATGGGCGCGGTGCTGGGACTGAGCAGTATGTCGGTCAGTATTCTGTTTATTCTGCCGATCCCGGCGGCGTTTTTTGGCGCCTGGTTTGCCGGGCGGCCGAATAAACGTTTCCCGACGCTGATGTGGCAGTCGGTAATTTGCTGCCTGCTGGCGGGCGTAATGATGTGGATCCCAGGCCTGCTGGGCGTGATGACCGTCTGGACCCTGCTGATTCCCGCCGCGCTGTTCTTCTTCGGCGCAGGAATGCTGTTCCCGCTGGCGACCAGCGGCGCAATGGAGCCCTTCCCGTTCCTCGCTGGAACCGCCGGGGCGCTGGTGGGTGGGCTGCAAAATATCGGTTCCGGCGTGCTGGCGTGGCTGTCGGCAATGATGCCGCAGACCGGTCAGGGTAGTCTCGGTCTGCTGATGATGCTGATGGGATTGCTGATCCTGCTGTGCTGGCTGCCGCTGGCGTCGCGGTTTCATCAACACCAGCAGCCGGTTTAA
- a CDS encoding DUF202 domain-containing protein: MPDNRRARRERDPGLQPERTSLAWFRTLLGYGALLALAIRHHWHQAGLPFWISLGILPFVAVLLWRYTRSRNLMNVEQSDFAQPQAVRDKFLIAFAVLSLSLLFAITHIRQVILFIKDVT; the protein is encoded by the coding sequence ATGCCGGATAATCGTCGGGCGCGCCGCGAGCGCGATCCCGGTCTCCAGCCGGAGCGCACATCGCTGGCCTGGTTTCGTACTCTCTTAGGCTATGGCGCGCTGCTGGCGCTGGCAATCAGGCACCACTGGCATCAGGCGGGGCTGCCGTTCTGGATCTCTCTGGGCATATTGCCGTTCGTCGCCGTTCTCCTCTGGCGCTATACCCGCAGCCGCAATTTGATGAACGTCGAGCAGAGCGATTTTGCTCAGCCGCAGGCGGTTCGTGACAAATTTTTGATCGCATTCGCAGTACTTTCCCTGTCATTGTTGTTTGCTATCACCCACATAAGACAGGTGATTTTGTTTATTAAGGATGTGACATGA
- the dsdX gene encoding D-serine transporter DsdX has protein sequence MESQIWVVSTLLISIVLIVLTIVKLKFHPFLALLLASFFVGAMMGMSPLDMVNAIESGIGGTLGFLAAVIGLGTILGKMMEVSGAAERIGLTLQRCRWLSADVIMVLVGLICGITLFVEVGVVLLIPLAFSIAKKTNTSLLKLAIPLCTALMAVHCVVPPHPAALFVANKLGADIGTVIVYGLLVGLLASLVGGPLFLRLLGNRLPFKAVPAEFANLEVRKEETLPSLGATLFTVLLPIGLMLVKTIAELNMTKGGTLYMLLEFIGNPITAMFIAVFVAYYVLGIRQNMGMSTLLTHTENCFGSIANILLIIGAGGAFNAILKTSGLADTLAVILSNLDMHPILLAWLVALILHAAVGSATVAMMGATAIVAPMLPLYPGVSPEIIAIAIGSGAIGCTIVTDSLFWLVKQYCGASLNETFKYYTTATFIASLLALAGTFLLSFII, from the coding sequence ATGGAATCTCAGATCTGGGTTGTGAGCACGCTGCTGATCAGCATCGTGTTGATTGTATTAACTATCGTCAAACTGAAGTTTCACCCGTTTCTGGCGCTGCTGCTGGCAAGCTTTTTTGTCGGCGCCATGATGGGTATGAGCCCGCTGGATATGGTTAACGCCATCGAGAGCGGGATTGGCGGCACGCTGGGCTTCCTGGCGGCGGTAATTGGGCTGGGGACGATTCTCGGCAAAATGATGGAGGTCTCCGGCGCGGCTGAGCGTATCGGCCTGACGCTCCAGCGCTGCCGCTGGCTGTCCGCTGACGTCATTATGGTGCTGGTGGGACTGATTTGCGGGATCACCCTGTTCGTTGAAGTGGGCGTGGTACTGCTGATCCCGCTGGCATTTTCCATTGCCAAAAAGACCAACACCTCCCTGCTGAAGCTGGCCATCCCGCTGTGTACGGCGCTGATGGCGGTGCACTGCGTGGTGCCGCCGCATCCGGCAGCGCTGTTTGTCGCGAATAAGCTGGGCGCGGATATCGGCACGGTGATCGTTTACGGTCTGCTGGTGGGCCTGCTGGCATCGCTGGTCGGTGGTCCGCTGTTCCTGCGTCTGCTCGGCAACCGCCTGCCGTTTAAAGCGGTTCCAGCTGAATTTGCTAACCTCGAAGTGCGCAAAGAAGAGACCCTGCCGTCGCTTGGCGCCACGCTGTTTACGGTCCTGCTGCCAATCGGTCTGATGCTGGTAAAAACCATCGCCGAACTGAATATGACCAAAGGCGGCACGCTGTATATGCTGCTGGAGTTTATCGGTAACCCGATCACCGCCATGTTTATCGCCGTTTTTGTGGCCTATTACGTGCTGGGTATCCGCCAGAATATGGGCATGAGTACCCTGCTGACGCATACGGAAAACTGTTTCGGGTCGATTGCCAACATTCTGCTGATTATCGGCGCAGGCGGAGCCTTCAACGCCATTCTGAAAACCAGCGGCCTCGCCGATACGCTGGCGGTGATTCTGTCGAACCTCGATATGCACCCGATTCTGCTGGCCTGGCTGGTGGCGCTGATTCTGCATGCCGCGGTTGGTTCCGCCACCGTGGCGATGATGGGCGCAACCGCCATCGTCGCGCCGATGCTGCCGCTCTATCCCGGCGTGAGCCCGGAAATCATCGCTATCGCCATCGGCTCCGGCGCGATTGGCTGCACTATCGTAACGGACTCCCTGTTCTGGCTGGTTAAACAGTACTGCGGGGCAAGCCTCAACGAGACGTTCAAATACTATACCACGGCGACCTTTATCGCTTCGCTGCTTGCACTGGCCGGTACATTCCTGCTTTCTTTCATCATCTGA
- a CDS encoding DMT family transporter, which produces MTITVFCILLFAALLHASWNAIVKASGDKMYAAIGVSGSASLIALVLLPFAPQPTLASVPFLAVSCALQVVYTVLVAKTYQVSDMSQTYPLMRGTAPLLVAIISVIFLDDRLSPLAWLGIGVICLAILAMAFNGRSSSSAGIILALINACFIAGYTLVDGTGVRLSETALGYTLWTFFMNGFCLLSWAMIVRRPQASRYLRQHWKKGMIGGVGTMGSYGLALWAMTQAPLAVVAALRETSILFGAVIAFVLLKEKMVPLRIVAACGIAAGAILLRLS; this is translated from the coding sequence ATGACCATTACCGTATTTTGTATTCTACTGTTTGCCGCCCTGCTCCACGCCAGCTGGAACGCGATTGTTAAAGCGAGCGGCGATAAAATGTATGCGGCGATCGGCGTCAGCGGCTCAGCGTCATTAATCGCCCTGGTTCTGCTCCCTTTTGCCCCCCAGCCTACGCTAGCCAGCGTGCCGTTCCTTGCTGTTTCCTGCGCGCTGCAGGTGGTCTACACCGTTCTGGTGGCAAAGACCTATCAGGTCTCTGATATGAGCCAGACCTATCCGCTGATGCGCGGCACCGCGCCGCTGCTGGTGGCGATAATCAGCGTCATCTTCCTTGACGATCGCCTCTCTCCGCTAGCGTGGCTGGGAATCGGCGTAATTTGTCTGGCGATACTGGCGATGGCGTTTAACGGTCGATCCAGTTCGAGCGCCGGTATCATACTTGCGCTGATCAACGCCTGCTTTATTGCCGGTTATACGCTGGTAGATGGAACCGGAGTGCGGCTTTCAGAAACCGCGCTGGGCTATACGCTGTGGACCTTTTTTATGAACGGCTTCTGCCTGCTGAGCTGGGCGATGATTGTCCGACGCCCTCAGGCCAGCCGCTATCTGCGCCAGCACTGGAAGAAAGGAATGATCGGCGGCGTAGGTACTATGGGCTCTTACGGCCTGGCGCTGTGGGCAATGACCCAGGCGCCGCTGGCGGTGGTCGCCGCCCTGCGCGAAACCTCCATTCTTTTCGGCGCGGTAATTGCGTTTGTCCTGTTGAAAGAGAAAATGGTGCCACTGCGCATTGTTGCCGCCTGCGGCATTGCTGCCGGGGCGATTCTGCTGCGGCTGTCTTAA
- the tisB gene encoding type I toxin-antitoxin system toxin TisB, translating into MGGVDIVVLILKLMVAVLQLLDAVLKQFR; encoded by the coding sequence ATGGGCGGAGTGGATATCGTTGTTCTGATCCTGAAACTCATGGTTGCCGTGCTGCAACTACTTGATGCAGTCCTGAAGCAGTTCCGCTGA
- the ivbL gene encoding ilvB operon leader peptide IvbL produces the protein MNATTLTSTLLLTAPAAVVVVSVVVVVGNAP, from the coding sequence ATGAACGCTACCACGCTGACTTCGACCCTACTACTAACCGCGCCTGCCGCGGTGGTCGTCGTGTCTGTGGTGGTCGTCGTCGGCAACGCGCCGTAG
- a CDS encoding YidH family protein, with product MKISRLGEAPDYRFSLANERTFLAWIRTSLGFLAGGVGLDQLAPDFATPLIREILALLLCLFAGGLAIYGYLRWLSNEKAMRLKQDLPYTRTLLLISILLTIVIVVVMALVLYAG from the coding sequence ATGAAAATATCCCGTCTTGGCGAAGCTCCGGATTACCGCTTCTCGCTGGCCAATGAACGTACTTTTCTGGCATGGATCCGCACTTCGCTCGGCTTTCTGGCCGGTGGCGTCGGGCTGGACCAGCTGGCGCCAGATTTCGCCACGCCGCTGATTCGTGAAATTCTCGCCCTGCTGCTGTGCCTGTTTGCCGGCGGGCTGGCGATCTACGGCTATTTACGCTGGCTGAGTAACGAAAAGGCGATGCGGCTTAAGCAGGACCTGCCTTATACCCGCACTTTGCTGCTGATCAGCATTTTGCTGACCATCGTTATCGTGGTGGTGATGGCGTTGGTACTCTATGCCGGATAA
- a CDS encoding radical SAM protein gives MTGCQADYGDDRHCGNCKSQVSDIPVQEVIIHRQECERPERVYHQLSAQGAIAIKFIPHLQPADARLWGDFLCAVFAIWVKEDANRIVVPLFEATLRAWRGETVHYADNPPGPACAGCAWLRLCGGGCPQVRLEDGSNALCEGYRQFYSWSAPYMRVLRDLLNQHRSPVELMHLLR, from the coding sequence ATGACAGGATGTCAGGCCGACTACGGTGACGATCGGCACTGCGGCAACTGCAAATCTCAGGTGAGTGATATCCCCGTACAGGAAGTGATTATCCATCGTCAGGAGTGTGAACGGCCCGAACGCGTCTACCACCAGCTGAGCGCGCAGGGAGCGATAGCTATCAAATTCATTCCTCATCTACAGCCCGCAGACGCCCGGCTGTGGGGAGATTTCCTCTGCGCGGTATTCGCTATTTGGGTTAAAGAAGACGCTAACCGCATTGTTGTGCCGCTGTTTGAAGCCACTCTGCGCGCCTGGCGCGGTGAGACGGTGCACTATGCTGATAACCCCCCAGGGCCAGCGTGCGCTGGCTGCGCCTGGTTGAGATTATGCGGTGGGGGCTGCCCACAGGTGCGTCTGGAGGATGGCTCCAATGCGCTGTGCGAGGGGTACCGGCAGTTTTATAGCTGGAGCGCGCCCTATATGCGCGTTCTGCGCGATTTACTCAATCAGCACCGCTCGCCGGTAGAGCTGATGCATCTGCTGCGCTAA
- the dsdA gene encoding D-serine ammonia-lyase: MKNADMTTLIAQFPLLEELIALKETTWFNPSTTSLAEGLPYVGLTTEDVKDAHARLDRFAPYLAEAFPETAATGGIIESELVAIPAMKARLEKVFSQPIDGDLLLKKDSHLPISGSIKARGGIYEVLTHAEKLAIGAGLLKTSDDYRKLLTPEFRDFFSQYSIAVGSTGNLGMSIGIMSARIGFKVTVHMSADARAWKKAKLRSHGVTVVEYEEDYGVAVEQGRKAAESDPNCFFIDDENSRTLFLGYSVAGERLKAQFAREGRVVDAAHPLFVYLPCGVGGGPGGVAFGLKLAFGDHVHCFFAEPTHSPCMLLGVYTGLHDEISVQDLGIDNLTAADGLAVGRASGFVGRAMERLLDGFYSLDDQTMYDMLGWLAEEEGIRLEPSALAGMAGPQRVCASQAYQQMHGFTAEQMRNATHLVWATGGGMVPEEEMAQYLAKGR, translated from the coding sequence ATGAAAAACGCTGACATGACCACTTTAATCGCGCAGTTTCCTCTGCTGGAGGAGCTGATTGCCCTGAAAGAAACCACCTGGTTTAATCCGTCAACGACGTCGCTGGCGGAAGGTTTACCCTACGTTGGCCTGACGACAGAAGACGTTAAGGACGCCCACGCCCGGCTCGATCGTTTTGCGCCATACCTGGCGGAAGCTTTCCCGGAAACCGCCGCGACCGGCGGCATTATCGAGTCTGAGCTGGTTGCCATTCCGGCAATGAAAGCCCGGCTGGAAAAAGTCTTTAGCCAGCCCATTGACGGCGATCTGCTGCTGAAAAAAGACAGCCACCTGCCGATTTCCGGATCCATTAAGGCCCGCGGCGGTATTTATGAGGTGCTGACCCACGCGGAGAAGCTGGCGATCGGCGCGGGATTATTAAAAACTTCCGACGACTATCGCAAGCTGCTGACTCCCGAGTTCAGGGATTTCTTTAGCCAGTACAGCATCGCCGTCGGCTCCACCGGCAACCTCGGGATGTCGATTGGTATTATGAGCGCGCGTATTGGCTTTAAGGTGACGGTACATATGTCCGCCGACGCCCGGGCGTGGAAAAAAGCCAAACTGCGCAGCCATGGCGTAACGGTGGTGGAGTACGAAGAGGATTACGGTGTAGCGGTTGAACAAGGGCGTAAAGCCGCTGAATCTGACCCGAACTGCTTCTTTATCGATGATGAGAACTCGCGCACCCTGTTCCTCGGTTATTCCGTGGCCGGTGAGCGGTTAAAGGCGCAGTTCGCCCGCGAAGGTCGCGTTGTCGATGCCGCACACCCATTATTTGTTTATCTGCCGTGCGGCGTTGGCGGCGGCCCCGGCGGGGTGGCGTTTGGCCTGAAGCTGGCTTTCGGCGACCACGTCCACTGCTTCTTCGCTGAACCGACCCATTCTCCCTGTATGCTGCTGGGGGTTTATACCGGCCTGCATGACGAAATTTCGGTGCAGGATCTGGGAATCGATAATCTGACCGCCGCCGACGGTCTGGCGGTCGGCCGCGCTTCCGGCTTCGTTGGTCGGGCAATGGAGCGCCTGCTGGACGGGTTCTACTCTCTCGATGACCAGACCATGTACGACATGCTGGGTTGGTTAGCCGAAGAAGAAGGTATTCGCCTGGAGCCATCCGCCCTGGCCGGTATGGCCGGGCCGCAGCGGGTCTGCGCCAGCCAGGCGTATCAGCAGATGCACGGCTTCACCGCTGAGCAGATGCGCAATGCGACCCATCTGGTGTGGGCGACCGGCGGCGGCATGGTGCCGGAAGAAGAGATGGCGCAGTATCTGGCGAAGGGTCGGTAA
- a CDS encoding alpha-glucoside-specific PTS transporter subunit IIBC: MLSQIQRFGGAMFTPVLLFPFAGIVVGIAIMLRNPMFVGEALTAPDSLFAQIVHIIEEGGWTVFRNMPLIFAVGLPIGLARQAQGRACLAVLVSFLTWNYFINAMGMTWGHFFGVDFSVEPTAGSGLTMMAGIKTLDTSIIGAIVISGLVTALHNRYFDKPLPVFLGIFQGSSFVVIIAFLAMIPCAWLTLLGWPKVQMGIESLQAFLRSAGALGVWVYIFLERILIPTGLHHFVYGPFIFGPAVVESGIQVYWAQHLHEFSQSTEALKTLFPEGGFALHGNSKVFGSVGIALALYYTAAPENRVKVAGLLIPATLTAVLVGITEPLEFTFLFISPLLFAVHAVLAATMATVMYICGVVGNFGGGLLDQFLPQNWIPMFHNHASMMFIQIGVGVCFTALYFVIFRALILRLNLNTPGREESEIKLYSKADYQAARGKTSVAYATDSKLGQAAGFLQALGGAGNIQSINNCATRLRIALVDMAKTQSDDVFKALGAHGVVRRGNAIQVIVGLHVPQVRDQLETLIKDSQQTEQTTMTEAVS, from the coding sequence ATGCTCAGTCAAATACAACGCTTTGGCGGCGCCATGTTTACCCCGGTTTTACTCTTTCCTTTCGCCGGGATCGTGGTGGGTATCGCCATTATGTTGCGCAACCCGATGTTCGTCGGTGAAGCGCTCACAGCACCCGATAGTTTATTTGCTCAGATTGTTCATATTATTGAAGAGGGCGGCTGGACCGTCTTTCGTAATATGCCGCTGATTTTCGCCGTCGGTCTGCCGATCGGTCTGGCGAGACAGGCTCAGGGCCGGGCCTGTCTGGCGGTACTGGTTAGCTTCCTTACCTGGAACTATTTCATCAACGCCATGGGGATGACCTGGGGCCACTTCTTCGGCGTCGACTTTTCTGTTGAACCGACGGCCGGCAGCGGCCTGACGATGATGGCCGGGATTAAAACGCTCGATACCAGCATTATCGGCGCCATTGTTATCTCCGGGCTGGTAACCGCCCTGCATAACCGCTATTTCGATAAACCGCTGCCGGTCTTCCTGGGGATTTTCCAGGGCTCCTCTTTTGTGGTGATTATCGCCTTCCTGGCAATGATCCCCTGCGCATGGCTGACGCTGTTGGGATGGCCAAAAGTGCAGATGGGTATTGAATCACTACAGGCTTTTTTACGCTCGGCCGGGGCGCTGGGCGTCTGGGTCTATATCTTCCTCGAACGCATCCTGATCCCCACCGGTTTACATCACTTCGTCTACGGACCGTTTATTTTCGGCCCGGCGGTAGTGGAAAGCGGTATTCAGGTTTACTGGGCGCAGCATTTACATGAGTTCAGCCAGAGTACCGAGGCGCTGAAAACCCTGTTCCCGGAAGGCGGATTCGCGCTGCACGGTAACTCGAAGGTCTTTGGTTCCGTGGGTATCGCGCTGGCGCTCTACTACACCGCCGCGCCGGAAAATCGCGTCAAAGTCGCCGGGCTGCTAATCCCCGCCACCTTGACCGCCGTACTGGTGGGGATTACCGAGCCGCTGGAATTCACCTTCCTGTTTATTTCGCCGCTGCTGTTTGCCGTCCATGCGGTGCTGGCGGCCACCATGGCCACGGTGATGTATATCTGCGGCGTGGTGGGCAATTTTGGCGGCGGCCTGCTTGACCAGTTCCTGCCACAAAACTGGATCCCGATGTTCCACAATCACGCATCAATGATGTTTATCCAGATAGGCGTTGGCGTGTGTTTCACCGCACTCTACTTCGTCATCTTCCGTGCGCTGATCCTGCGGCTGAACCTGAATACGCCGGGCCGTGAAGAGAGTGAAATCAAGCTCTACAGCAAAGCGGATTACCAGGCCGCACGCGGCAAAACCAGCGTCGCGTACGCAACGGATAGCAAACTGGGCCAGGCCGCCGGTTTCCTGCAGGCGCTGGGCGGAGCGGGCAACATCCAAAGTATCAATAACTGCGCCACCCGGCTGCGCATCGCGCTGGTCGACATGGCAAAAACGCAAAGTGATGACGTTTTTAAAGCGCTGGGCGCCCACGGCGTAGTCCGCCGCGGCAACGCAATTCAGGTCATCGTCGGCCTGCACGTTCCTCAGGTCCGTGACCAGTTGGAAACCCTGATAAAAGATTCTCAACAGACCGAACAAACCACCATGACGGAGGCAGTATCATGA
- a CDS encoding GNAT family N-acetyltransferase has product MAPLLIAAITPDEPGFAALRAESQTQNLNMLHRLAENWQNGENRFNAPGEKLLGAFAHGLLVGVCGLNIDPFSQQPRAGRIRHLYIGERHRQQGIGHQLLVSVITHSSASFDFLNAHAPSAAWSFYENLGFRPVHDEPQVTHRLFCSL; this is encoded by the coding sequence ATGGCACCGCTGTTAATTGCCGCAATTACCCCGGACGAACCCGGCTTTGCCGCATTACGCGCCGAAAGCCAGACGCAAAACCTGAATATGCTGCATCGCCTGGCGGAGAACTGGCAGAACGGAGAAAATCGCTTTAACGCGCCGGGAGAGAAGCTGCTGGGGGCCTTTGCGCATGGGTTGCTGGTCGGCGTTTGTGGGCTGAATATCGACCCCTTTAGCCAGCAGCCGCGGGCCGGCCGCATCCGCCATTTATATATCGGCGAACGCCACCGTCAGCAGGGGATCGGGCATCAGCTACTGGTCTCGGTTATCACCCACTCCAGCGCCAGCTTTGATTTTCTCAACGCCCACGCGCCGTCAGCAGCATGGTCATTTTATGAAAATCTGGGATTTCGCCCGGTGCATGATGAGCCTCAGGTCACACATCGTCTGTTCTGTTCGCTCTAG
- a CDS encoding 6-phospho-alpha-glucosidase, which translates to MKKFSVVIAGGGSTFTPGIVLMLLANQDRFPLRALKFYDNDGARQETIAEACKVILKEQAPEIEFSYTTDPQAAFTDVDFVMAHIRVGKYPMREKDEKIPLRHGVLGQETCGPGGIAYGMRSIGGVLELVDYMEKYSPNAWMLNYSNPAAIVAEATRRLRPNAKILNICDMPIGIEGRMAQIVGLKDRKQMRVRYYGLNHFGWWTSIEDLQGNDLMPKLREHVAKFGYVPPSNDPHTEASWNDTFAKAKDVQALDPDTMPNTYLKYYLFPDYVVAHSNPERTRANEVMDHREKNVFSACRAIIEAGNSSAGDLEIDEHASYIVDLAAAIAFNTQERMLLIVPNNGAIHNFDADAMVEIPCLVGHNGPEPLTVGDIPHFQKGMMSQQVAVEKLVVDAWEQRSYHKLWQAIALSKTVPSASVAKAILDDLIAANKEYWPELH; encoded by the coding sequence ATGAAAAAATTCTCAGTTGTTATCGCAGGCGGCGGTAGTACATTTACTCCGGGCATCGTTTTGATGCTGTTAGCGAACCAGGATCGCTTTCCTCTGCGAGCGCTGAAATTTTACGACAACGACGGCGCGCGTCAGGAGACCATCGCCGAGGCATGCAAAGTGATTCTCAAAGAGCAGGCGCCGGAGATTGAATTCAGCTATACCACCGATCCGCAGGCGGCCTTTACCGACGTTGATTTCGTGATGGCGCATATCCGCGTGGGCAAATATCCGATGCGTGAAAAAGATGAAAAAATTCCGCTCCGTCACGGTGTGCTGGGGCAGGAAACCTGCGGTCCTGGCGGTATCGCCTACGGTATGCGCTCCATCGGCGGCGTTCTGGAACTGGTGGACTATATGGAAAAATATTCGCCAAACGCCTGGATGCTGAACTACTCCAACCCGGCGGCAATTGTCGCGGAAGCCACCCGCCGTCTGCGTCCGAACGCTAAAATCCTTAACATTTGCGATATGCCGATTGGGATTGAAGGCCGGATGGCGCAAATCGTCGGCCTCAAAGACCGCAAACAGATGCGCGTGCGCTACTACGGCCTGAACCACTTCGGCTGGTGGACTTCAATTGAAGATTTGCAGGGCAACGATCTGATGCCGAAACTGCGCGAACATGTGGCGAAATTCGGCTATGTGCCGCCGTCAAACGATCCGCATACCGAGGCCAGCTGGAACGATACCTTCGCCAAGGCGAAGGACGTGCAGGCGCTGGATCCGGATACGATGCCCAATACTTACCTCAAGTATTATCTGTTCCCGGACTACGTTGTGGCGCACTCTAACCCGGAACGCACCCGGGCCAACGAGGTGATGGATCATCGCGAGAAAAACGTCTTCAGCGCCTGTCGGGCAATTATTGAGGCCGGTAATTCTTCCGCGGGGGATCTGGAAATTGACGAACATGCTTCCTATATCGTCGATCTGGCGGCGGCCATTGCCTTTAATACCCAGGAGCGCATGCTGCTGATTGTGCCGAACAACGGCGCGATTCATAACTTCGATGCCGATGCGATGGTGGAAATTCCGTGCCTGGTTGGCCACAACGGACCGGAGCCGCTGACGGTTGGCGATATTCCGCACTTCCAGAAAGGGATGATGAGCCAGCAGGTGGCGGTGGAAAAACTGGTGGTGGATGCCTGGGAGCAGCGCTCTTACCACAAGCTGTGGCAGGCGATTGCGCTGTCAAAAACCGTGCCGAGCGCATCGGTCGCCAAAGCGATTCTTGATGACCTGATCGCGGCCAATAAAGAGTACTGGCCGGAACTGCATTAA